The following coding sequences lie in one Loxodonta africana isolate mLoxAfr1 chromosome X, mLoxAfr1.hap2, whole genome shotgun sequence genomic window:
- the LOC100675534 gene encoding nuclear RNA export factor 3-like, whose protein sequence is MERDRKPPQEGMEGDWQDGSSRSWFKVTIPFGIKYDEKWLLDLIQSQCSVSFNPIEFHYEKMQGQFFVENASIAFELKKVSGKIWDEENESISIFVSRSAVPHSVQKDLKSETVKMPKIMQTQDMMCTHTQIHCVLPH, encoded by the exons atggagagagacagaaaacctcCACAGGAAGGAATGGAGGGGGACTGGCAGGATGGAAGCTCCAGGAGCTGGTTCAAGGTCACA ATTCCATTTGGCATAAAATATGATGagaagtggctgctggatttgatcCAGAGCCAATGCAGTGTCTCCTTCAACCCAATTGAG TTTCACTATGAGAAAATGCAGGGCCAGTTCTTTGTGGAGAATGCCagcattgccttcgagttgaagAAAGTCAGTGGCAAGATTtgggatgaagaaaatgaaagt ATATCCATCTTTGTCAGCCGCTCTGCCGTACCCCACTCTGTGCAGAAGGATCTGAAGTCAGAAACGGTGAAAATGCCAAAGATAATGCAGACTCAAGACATGATGTGCACCCACACCCAGATCCACTGCGTGCTCCCTCACTGA